The following nucleotide sequence is from Psychroserpens sp. Hel_I_66.
AAATAAGATTCAAAATTTAGTTTACTTCGTTTAAAAATCTTCAAAAACTTAAACCATTGACCAAAATTCTTTTTTCTTAGAAAGGAGGTCGATAATTTTAATTCATCATTACTTTTTATGTAATCTTTAATGTCTCTTAAATTCTGGGTTGGAAAATGTCCTAACTCCTTCCATATCGTTGGGTCTAAATAAAAAACATCTTTGAGTGTGTGATAATTGGTGGCATTGGCTTTTTTCCATTTATCGAAAAACCCAGTGTTGAGTTCTGCACTATGTCCCCAATTTTCAAATTTAAATTTCAACTCTTCTTCTGTTCTAGATAAACATTCATGAAGCAATATATTATCGGTATAAATAACTCGTTCTTTAGTGTTACGAGCATTTTTATAGTTTGGGTAGTTGGTAGCAAGCATAACTTTGGTTGGTTGGTTAACATAAAGCAAACCTTCATCCAAGTACTTATATATATTTATTAAAAAACCAGCAATTTGTACTGGATGCTTTTTAGGGTTTTCTAAAAAATGGTCGTGCTTTTTAAGGGTCTCTACAAACTTCTTGAAATCTATAAAAAACTCATCTGCATCAACTTGAATGAGCCAGTTGCCCATTCCCATTTTTTGGGATAACATATGACGTTCTCGAGTATCGTTCTGTAATGTTGTTAATTCTGGAATATAAAAGTTATCTCTGTAAATAATAATTTTATTATCTACGTCTACCGTTTTTAACCAGTCGAAAAAACTATCCTCTATTTCAAATCTATTACCTTTCCAAGTACGTTGATTTTCATCCATTGCTATAAAAATAGCATCAGCCTCGTTATAAACTGGAGGAATAGAAAGTTTCAACTTTTCATAATCATAAGATAATAAAAAACCAACTTGGATGTTTTTCATGCATTAATTTTTTACAAATATATATTATGCCACATAAATATCTATTTTTGACATCTAAAATGTAATAAAATGTCTGCATTAACTGTAATTATGCCTGTTTATAATGGTGAGGAGTTTTTAAAATCCGCCATTGATAGTATTTTAAATCAAACTTTCAAAGATTTTAATCTAGTTATAGTTAATGACAATTCTAATGATAGTACTCAGCATATTATTGATGAGTACATGCAACAAGACCGTAGAATTATTGCCCTAAAAAACAGCGAAAACTTAGGTCCTGCAGCTTCAAGAAACCTCGGAATTGATTATGCGAAAACCAAATTAATTGCTTTGATGGATGCAGATGATATTGCATTACCCAAAAGATTTGAGAAGCAAATTAAATTTCTAAATGAACACCCTAATATTGGTGTTTGTGGTACATGGTTTACTTTTTTTGGAGATAAAAAAAACATTGTAAAACATAGTATTGAGCATGAAAACATTAAAGTAAGCTTTTTAAATACTTGTCCGATTGGAAATCCCACAGTTATGTTTAGAAAATCTGTCTTAAAAGGATTAAAATTCGAGCAAATTTATGTTCCTGCAGAAGATTATGGTCTTTGGAGCCAAGTGATCGCTACTACGAAATTTCATAACATTCCAGAATCCTTATTACAATACCGATGGCATCCCAACAATATAAGTCAAACTAAAAAAAATAACCTAAAAAAATCGGAAATAGCAATTAGGGCGAAACAGTTGCAACATCTTCACATTGAACCCACAAATCCAGATTTGGACTATTATTTAAATTCGATTTCTTTAAAACGTAAGCAATCTTCCGAAGAAATTACAAAGACAATTAAGGCTGGAAAAGAGCTTATTAAAAATAACAAAAAAACGAACTATTATAATCAGTTTGTTTTTGAAAATCACATTAAACAAACAGCAATTCGTACACTTAGAAACGCAAATAATTACGATAAGGAATATTATAAGTTTGTTAAAAATAAATCTGGTTACTTTGAGCAGATGAAATATATAGATAGAGTTTCAATATTGGTCAAGAGTCTTTTTTAATTAAATATTTAAGTTGTCGCTTATAGTGCTTTAGTTTTGTTTTAAAATCTGCGTTTTCAAAATATGACTTCATAAAATCCAATTGTTCTTTAGACATTTCTTCATCTGCGTTTTTTAATTTTAATGCCTCAAAATAGGTTGCATTACCTAAAGATCTTATAACTTTTTTAATGTTTTTTGTTTTAGATTCTGGTATAGCATCAACAATTTCCTTTAAATTCAAGTACGATGAATAACTTTGAAAAAAGCTGGATTGCAAAGAATATACTCCACCTTCGTGAATGCGATAGACTGCCGAATCAAAATCCATAAAAACACCGTACCCATGTTTTAGTAAAACGATATATAAAGAATTATCTTTAGAAAACTTAAGCGATTTTAAAAGTTCTAAATCAAGAGCATCTTTTTTGAAAACAGCTGTCAAAGTCAAAGTACAATACGGTGAAAAAATAGTGTTATAATCAATAATGTTAAGCTCTGTTTTATGATTAAATTGGTTTTTCTCAATATTATTGTCTTTCAAAATCTTATAGTTCGTCCAAGAAATAACACATTTAGAATGTGCCTCTAAAAAATCAACCTGTTTTTGTAATTTAAGAGGATCTGTCCAGTAATCATCTCCTTCACAAAGCGCAATATATTTTCCAGTTGCCTGCGGAAAACTATAATACCACCATGGCATAATATTTTGAGAATATTTATTTTCGGTCTGAAGAACCAACTTAATTCTTGAATCTTTTAGAGCGTGGCTTTTAAGAATGTCTGGGGTCTTGTCTGTAGAGGCATCATCATGAATTAATATTTCAATAGGAAAATCTGTTTTTTGAAGATAGAAACCCTCCAAAGTTTGTTCTACAAATTTTTCTTGATTAAAAGTTGTACAACAAATTGTCAATAATGGCTTCATTTTTTATTATTTAATAATTTTTCCTGGCACGCCTACAATCGTCCTCTCAGTTAAACAATTGGCAACTACTACAGCTCCTGCTCCTACTGTTACATTATCACCTAATATAATATTGGGCAATATAATAGCTCCTGCTCCAATTTCGCAATTATCACCTATTTTAACATGTCCTAAAAGACTTGCGCCAGGAGAAATATCACAGTAATCACCTATAGAAACATCATGATGAATGTTTGAAGACACATTAATCAAACAACCTTTACCAATACTCACACTATTACTTATAAAAGCAAATGGCATTATGTTTGAACCCTCTCCAATATCCACATTCAAAGATCCGATTCTCGCATACTTTGAAATGACAGATGTATAAACACCTCCAAGATCAATAAATTTCTCTACAACATATTTACGAGATTTAGGGAAACCAATAGCAGACACAAATTCAGGATTGTCGCTAAAATTAATATCATCTAGACTATGAATTATAGGATATTTACCTAAAAATAAAGCCTCTTCAGGCTTTGTGTAATCATCAAAAAAAGTGAGATCTGTTGTTTCGTTCATTGTTTCATTTAAAACAACCAACACATCCTTTGCATGACCTTTTGCACCAAGTACAATCATTTTTATGAATTAATAATATTACAAATTTGCGTGACTTGTTGTTCTTCCAACTCGTAGTATAGAGGCAAACATACAATTCTATTACAAATATCTTCGGAAATTGGCATGCTCACAAAACTCTCTAAATATGGCAAAGTATTCAAAGAAGGATAAAAATATCGCCTCGGAAAAATTTTAGACGCAGCCAATTTTTCTAAAACAGACTCTAAATGAGCTTCCGTTTTAAAAATTATTGGCATATAAGAATAATTTCGCTCTGTTGAATCTCTGTATTCAAAAAGAGTTAGATTCTTATTTTCCTTTAACGAGTTTTCATATTGTATGGTAAGTATTTTTCGCTTTTCTATAATTTGATCCATATATGGTAAAACGCTTAAACCAACAGCAGCCTGCATTTCTGAAGCTTTCGCATTAATGCCTAATCCATGATAAGCCAATGGTCCATCATGTCCAAAATTATGATGGTAATAACATTTTTTATACAAAATATCATTAGGCACAAAAACCGCACCTCCTTCGCCTGTATGAAATAATTTTGTTGAATGAAAACTGGTGGTTACTATATCTCCATAAGCAAAAATAGATTTGCTTTTATAATTCACACCAAAACAGTGAGCACCATCATAGATAACTTTTAAGTTATGTTTTTTTGCGATGGTCTCAATTTGACCAATATCACAAGGATTACCAAATACATGAGTCGCAAGAATTGCCTGAGTATTTTCTGTTATTGCAGCTTCGATTTTCAAGGGATCAATGGTTAATGAATCTTGCTCTATATCTACAAAAGCAGGTGTACAATTTTCCCAAATAATAGCAGATGTGGTCGCAACATAACTAAAAGGAGTTGTAATTACTTCTTTTGTTATGTTTAAAGCTTTTAATCCTATTTGTAGTGGTAAAGTGCCATTAGTAGTGATAAAAAAATTAGAAACATTTAAATACTTAGAAAGCTTCAGTTCCAATTCCAGAAGCAATTCACCTCTATTGGTCATCCATTTTTTATCCCACGCACGCTTTAGAATGTCTTGAAATTCCTCAATTGGTGGCAAAAAAGTTTGCGTAACATTAATCATCTTTACAAAATTAAGAAACTAAAAGGTTAACAAGTCCTAAAAATAATATTATAATTAAACTTTCATATTGCAAATGCATAATTTTGCATATTTCAAAGTACAGAAGCTTACTCATTCCGTTCTTTTATAATTTAAGTTTCAAAAATTAACTATTACTAATGACCGAAAGCGAATCAA
It contains:
- a CDS encoding glycosyltransferase family 2 protein — protein: MSALTVIMPVYNGEEFLKSAIDSILNQTFKDFNLVIVNDNSNDSTQHIIDEYMQQDRRIIALKNSENLGPAASRNLGIDYAKTKLIALMDADDIALPKRFEKQIKFLNEHPNIGVCGTWFTFFGDKKNIVKHSIEHENIKVSFLNTCPIGNPTVMFRKSVLKGLKFEQIYVPAEDYGLWSQVIATTKFHNIPESLLQYRWHPNNISQTKKNNLKKSEIAIRAKQLQHLHIEPTNPDLDYYLNSISLKRKQSSEEITKTIKAGKELIKNNKKTNYYNQFVFENHIKQTAIRTLRNANNYDKEYYKFVKNKSGYFEQMKYIDRVSILVKSLF
- a CDS encoding glycosyltransferase family 2 protein, whose amino-acid sequence is MKPLLTICCTTFNQEKFVEQTLEGFYLQKTDFPIEILIHDDASTDKTPDILKSHALKDSRIKLVLQTENKYSQNIMPWWYYSFPQATGKYIALCEGDDYWTDPLKLQKQVDFLEAHSKCVISWTNYKILKDNNIEKNQFNHKTELNIIDYNTIFSPYCTLTLTAVFKKDALDLELLKSLKFSKDNSLYIVLLKHGYGVFMDFDSAVYRIHEGGVYSLQSSFFQSYSSYLNLKEIVDAIPESKTKNIKKVIRSLGNATYFEALKLKNADEEMSKEQLDFMKSYFENADFKTKLKHYKRQLKYLIKKDS
- a CDS encoding NeuD/PglB/VioB family sugar acetyltransferase codes for the protein MIVLGAKGHAKDVLVVLNETMNETTDLTFFDDYTKPEEALFLGKYPIIHSLDDINFSDNPEFVSAIGFPKSRKYVVEKFIDLGGVYTSVISKYARIGSLNVDIGEGSNIMPFAFISNSVSIGKGCLINVSSNIHHDVSIGDYCDISPGASLLGHVKIGDNCEIGAGAIILPNIILGDNVTVGAGAVVVANCLTERTIVGVPGKIIK
- a CDS encoding DegT/DnrJ/EryC1/StrS family aminotransferase, producing the protein MINVTQTFLPPIEEFQDILKRAWDKKWMTNRGELLLELELKLSKYLNVSNFFITTNGTLPLQIGLKALNITKEVITTPFSYVATTSAIIWENCTPAFVDIEQDSLTIDPLKIEAAITENTQAILATHVFGNPCDIGQIETIAKKHNLKVIYDGAHCFGVNYKSKSIFAYGDIVTTSFHSTKLFHTGEGGAVFVPNDILYKKCYYHHNFGHDGPLAYHGLGINAKASEMQAAVGLSVLPYMDQIIEKRKILTIQYENSLKENKNLTLFEYRDSTERNYSYMPIIFKTEAHLESVLEKLAASKIFPRRYFYPSLNTLPYLESFVSMPISEDICNRIVCLPLYYELEEQQVTQICNIINS